A segment of the Pseudomonadota bacterium genome:
AGATCGGCATCCTCTCGTCGAATCGCGCGCTGCGTGAGGGGTTTGCGCGATGGGTCGAGTACAACGTGCTGGTGGCCGAGGGCGAGCGCGCAGAGGCGCAGAAGCTCACCCGGGTGAGGCGATGGAGCTCTGGGCGAGGAATTCTCGAGCTGCTCGACCTGCAGCGTCAGGGGGGGGTTGCGGCCGTGCTCAGCCACGTGCACGAGGTTCCGTGACGCTGCGCCGCGGAGGGTCTAGCGCGATGGAGCGCCTGGCGGCGCACCCGATGGCGTCTCGTCTGGCGCGCGCGTGGCTGCTCGCCCTCATGGCGCTGCTGTGCGCGACGCGTGGCGGCATCGCCGCCCCTTCCAGCACACTCGATCTCGTGCTGATCGAGAGCGCCGAGACGTCATACGCCACCGCCGCCTCTCGACTGAAGCAGGTCGTCGAGGCGCGCTCGTCGGGCAGGCTTCGCATCAATCTGCACCTCGACGGGCGGTTCGGCACGCGCACCCTCGAAGATCTCGACATGGTGTCGGCGGTGCGCGCGGGCACCGTCTCGATGGCGCTCGTATCGTCGGCGCCGCTGTCGAACCTCTGCGCCGAGCTCGAGGTGCTCAACGACCCGTTCCTCTTTCGCGACTACGGGCATGTGTGGCGGGTGCTCGACGGGAAGGTGGGGCTCGAACTGCTGGCTGCCCCTCTTCGTCACGGCCTTCGCGGCCTCGCCTTCTTCGACGGGGGATTTCGCCT
Coding sequences within it:
- a CDS encoding TRAP transporter substrate-binding protein, whose amino-acid sequence is MERLAAHPMASRLARAWLLALMALLCATRGGIAAPSSTLDLVLIESAETSYATAASRLKQVVEARSSGRLRINLHLDGRFGTRTLEDLDMVSAVRAGTVSMALVSSAPLSNLCAELEVLNDPFLFRDYGHVWRVLDGKVGLELLAAPLRHGLRGLAFFDGGFRLFASTRPIASLSDFRGLRVRTLQNRTYVGLVKAFQGVPVPAAINKIRTMVTRGFIDAADRSYPTYGSLDLYDVLRYVTETNHAYAAKVLIVNEAALAALPREQRDLLVQAVSEVAHRHRDDFRAEIERVRKRALSRGVKIITLSADQRRAFETASRPV